One stretch of Alcaligenes faecalis DNA includes these proteins:
- the flgC gene encoding flagellar basal body rod protein FlgC produces the protein MSSFSIFQIAGSALTAQSQRLNVSASNLANADSVVGPDGQPYKARQVVFQMTPQGNSPVGGVQVVGVQESDAPGRLQYDPGNPYADEQGYVTLPNVDVVAETVNMLAASRSYQANVEVVNTSKNLMLRTLTIGQ, from the coding sequence ATGTCCAGTTTCAGTATTTTCCAGATTGCCGGTTCTGCCCTGACGGCACAATCGCAGCGCTTGAACGTGTCGGCCAGCAACCTGGCTAACGCCGATAGCGTGGTCGGACCCGATGGCCAGCCCTACAAGGCCCGCCAGGTGGTGTTTCAAATGACGCCGCAGGGCAATAGCCCCGTGGGTGGCGTGCAAGTGGTGGGTGTGCAGGAAAGCGATGCACCCGGCCGTCTGCAATACGACCCCGGCAATCCTTACGCCGACGAACAGGGCTACGTGACCCTGCCCAATGTGGATGTGGTGGCCGAGACCGTCAATATGCTGGCCGCCTCGCGTTCCTATCAGGCCAATGTGGAAGTGGTGAACACCTCCAAGAACCTGATGTTGCGCACCCTGACCATTGGTCAGTAA